The Agrobacterium vitis genome has a segment encoding these proteins:
- a CDS encoding DnaJ domain-containing protein gives MLGLERDADEAAVKAAYRKKAKSAHPDAGGDPDEFGRITTSYDLLKDPVRRKVYDDTGYDPQLADVADLKGLMVLESLINDMILDEREPGSFDPVAGLRRKLTDDILKARFHILELERHRTRIRKHVDRIGRRPETDVLGSMLRARTQSIAEAIKNAETQIDAIERAYSMLEGYSYELEPLVETLSDPVPDLPKAAE, from the coding sequence ATGTTGGGTTTGGAGCGCGATGCCGATGAGGCGGCGGTCAAGGCGGCGTATCGCAAGAAGGCCAAGAGCGCCCATCCGGATGCGGGCGGCGACCCGGACGAGTTTGGCAGGATCACTACGTCCTACGATCTCTTGAAGGATCCGGTTCGCCGTAAGGTCTATGATGATACCGGCTATGATCCGCAATTGGCCGATGTTGCCGACCTGAAGGGCTTGATGGTGCTGGAATCGCTGATTAACGACATGATTCTTGACGAGCGCGAGCCCGGCAGTTTCGATCCGGTCGCGGGCCTGCGCCGCAAGTTGACGGACGATATCCTCAAAGCCCGGTTTCATATTCTGGAACTGGAGCGTCACCGCACCCGTATCCGCAAGCATGTGGATCGTATTGGCCGACGACCTGAAACCGATGTGCTCGGCTCGATGTTGCGGGCCCGCACCCAGTCGATTGCCGAAGCGATCAAGAATGCCGAAACCCAGATCGACGCCATCGAGCGTGCCTATTCCATGCTAGAGGGCTATTCCTATGAGCTGGAACCACTGGTGGAGACGCTGTCCGATCCTGTTCCGGATCTGCCGAAGGCGGCCGAATAG
- the purL gene encoding phosphoribosylformylglycinamidine synthase subunit PurL, giving the protein MTIPNSLPITPELVASHGLKPEEYDRILQLIGREPTFTELGIFSAMWNEHCSYKSSKRWLRTLPTTGARVIQGPGENAGVVDIDDGDCVVFKMESHNHPSYIEPYQGAATGVGGILRDVFTMGARPIAAMNALRFGAPDHPKTRHLVSGVVAGVGGYGNAFGVPTVGGEVEFDERYNGNILVNAFAAGLAKSDAIFLSEAKGVGLPVVYLGAKTGRDGVGGATMASAEFDESIEEKRPTVQVGDPFTEKCLLEACLELMKTGAVIAIQDMGAAGLTCSAVEMGAKGDLGIELDLDTVPVREENMTAYEMMLSESQERMLMVLEPSKEEVAKAIFVKWGLDFAIVGKTTDDLRFRILHQGEEVANLPIKDLGDQAPEYDRPWRESDKRGPLPANLVDEPADYRAAILSLVGSANQSSRRWVYEQYDTLIQGNSLQLPGGDAGVVRVENHPTKALAFSSDVTPRYVEADPFEGGKQAVAECWRNITATGAEPLAATDNLNFGNPEKPEIMGQLVEAIKGIGEACRALDFPIVSGNVSLYNETNGVAILPTPTIAGVGLLPDWSRMAKIGGAQDGDHVLLIGTDGTHLGSSIYLRDLLGRTDGPAPEVDLHAERRNGDFIRSAIRNGQVTACHDISSGGLGIALAEMAMASAKGLTIDLSESRGPAHALLFGEDQARYVVTVPADLANFICANAEGAGVPFRRLGKVGGDALVIDGVCTIAVEELRNTHESWFPNFMDGKAETLAAAQ; this is encoded by the coding sequence ATGACGATCCCGAATTCCCTCCCGATCACCCCGGAACTGGTAGCCTCCCACGGCCTGAAGCCGGAGGAATATGACCGGATTCTGCAATTGATCGGACGGGAGCCAACATTCACCGAGCTTGGTATTTTCTCGGCCATGTGGAACGAACATTGTTCCTACAAATCTTCCAAGCGCTGGCTGCGCACCCTGCCAACCACTGGCGCTCGCGTTATTCAAGGTCCGGGCGAAAATGCAGGCGTGGTTGATATCGATGACGGCGATTGCGTGGTCTTCAAGATGGAAAGCCACAACCATCCCTCTTATATCGAGCCTTATCAAGGCGCTGCAACCGGCGTCGGAGGCATCCTGCGCGACGTTTTCACCATGGGCGCGCGTCCAATCGCTGCCATGAACGCGCTGCGATTTGGCGCGCCGGATCATCCGAAAACACGGCATCTCGTCTCTGGCGTTGTGGCGGGTGTTGGCGGCTATGGCAATGCCTTTGGCGTTCCCACCGTAGGCGGCGAAGTGGAGTTCGACGAGCGCTATAACGGCAATATTCTGGTCAACGCCTTTGCCGCTGGCCTTGCAAAGTCGGACGCGATCTTCCTGTCCGAGGCCAAGGGCGTTGGCCTGCCGGTCGTCTATCTCGGCGCCAAGACTGGCCGCGATGGCGTAGGCGGTGCAACCATGGCATCGGCGGAATTCGACGAATCCATCGAGGAAAAACGCCCGACCGTACAGGTCGGCGATCCCTTCACCGAAAAATGCCTGCTGGAAGCCTGCCTTGAACTGATGAAGACCGGTGCGGTCATCGCCATTCAGGACATGGGCGCCGCCGGTCTCACCTGTTCGGCGGTGGAAATGGGTGCCAAGGGCGATCTCGGCATCGAGCTTGACCTCGACACCGTGCCGGTGCGCGAAGAAAACATGACCGCCTATGAAATGATGCTCTCGGAAAGCCAGGAGCGCATGCTGATGGTGCTGGAGCCTTCCAAGGAAGAGGTCGCCAAGGCGATCTTCGTCAAATGGGGCCTGGATTTCGCCATCGTCGGCAAAACCACCGACGACCTGCGCTTCCGCATCCTGCATCAAGGCGAAGAAGTCGCCAATCTGCCGATCAAGGATCTCGGCGATCAGGCACCCGAATATGACCGCCCATGGCGCGAATCAGACAAGCGCGGCCCCCTGCCCGCCAATCTGGTGGACGAGCCAGCCGATTACCGCGCCGCTATTCTGTCGCTGGTCGGTTCGGCCAACCAGTCCAGCCGCCGCTGGGTCTATGAACAATATGACACGCTGATCCAGGGCAATTCGCTTCAGCTTCCCGGCGGTGACGCGGGCGTTGTGCGGGTGGAAAATCATCCGACCAAGGCACTGGCCTTCTCCTCGGATGTCACGCCGCGTTATGTCGAAGCCGATCCGTTTGAAGGTGGCAAACAGGCCGTGGCTGAATGCTGGCGCAACATTACCGCGACCGGCGCCGAGCCGCTGGCTGCCACCGACAACCTCAATTTCGGCAATCCGGAAAAGCCGGAGATCATGGGCCAGCTGGTGGAAGCCATCAAGGGCATCGGCGAAGCCTGCCGGGCACTGGATTTCCCGATCGTCTCGGGCAATGTCTCGCTGTATAACGAGACCAATGGCGTCGCGATCCTGCCGACCCCGACCATTGCTGGCGTTGGCCTGCTGCCCGATTGGAGCCGGATGGCGAAAATTGGCGGCGCCCAGGACGGCGATCATGTCCTGCTGATCGGCACCGATGGCACGCATCTCGGCAGCTCGATCTATCTGCGTGACCTTCTTGGCCGCACCGATGGCCCAGCGCCCGAAGTGGACCTGCATGCCGAACGCCGCAATGGCGATTTCATCCGCTCGGCGATCCGCAATGGTCAGGTAACCGCCTGCCATGACATTTCCTCCGGTGGCCTCGGGATTGCTCTGGCCGAGATGGCGATGGCCTCGGCCAAGGGTCTTACCATCGACCTGTCGGAAAGCCGCGGTCCAGCCCACGCCCTGCTGTTTGGCGAAGACCAGGCTCGCTATGTCGTGACGGTTCCAGCTGACCTCGCCAATTTCATCTGCGCCAATGCCGAAGGCGCTGGCGTACCGTTCCGCCGTCTTGGCAAGGTGGGCGGCGATGCACTTGTCATCGACGGTGTGTGTACAATCGCTGTAGAGGAATTGCGCAACACGCATGAATCGTGGTTCCCTAATTTCATGGATGGCAAGGCTGAAACCCTGGCCGCCGCGCAGTAA
- a CDS encoding BolA/IbaG family iron-sulfur metabolism protein, which yields MAMKPGDIEDMIKAGIPGAKVVIRDLAGDGDHYAAEVVAEAFRGKSRVQQHQMVYDALKGNMGGVLHALALQTSIPEA from the coding sequence ATGGCTATGAAGCCCGGCGATATCGAAGACATGATCAAAGCGGGTATTCCCGGTGCCAAGGTCGTCATCCGCGATCTGGCGGGCGATGGCGATCACTACGCCGCTGAAGTCGTTGCCGAAGCCTTTCGCGGCAAGTCGCGCGTACAGCAGCACCAGATGGTCTACGATGCCCTGAAAGGCAATATGGGCGGGGTGCTGCATGCGCTCGCCCTGCAAACCTCCATCCCCGAAGCCTGA